From Triticum aestivum cultivar Chinese Spring chromosome 4A, IWGSC CS RefSeq v2.1, whole genome shotgun sequence, a single genomic window includes:
- the LOC123081571 gene encoding uncharacterized protein At3g28850-like: MGCTTSRQARHDLRYCPSPLPLPRCQSFPARFDAGAHLVRLTSSTLGSLEVDKAAGLRAPEAADAGVCAPRRFVPRTPTMTPPNEPEDIDAWALMAGLEEHSPLLAAPFGRHSFSFPIAAAAQQEFAASSKVTPLPMRMPSVNDEETASKAKAPPPPRKAVLYFTSLRGVRATHEDCSLARAILKGYGVRIDERDVSMHRGFRDELHGLLGLRAGALAKCWAPAAPTLPSLFVDGELVGNAEELKRLHETGELAARLAGCESGGPGACEACGDARFVLCEACSGSCKVYVDEEDDEEEDGEGTDGGGAGFRRCTECNENGIVRCSVCCCS, translated from the coding sequence ATGGGGTGCACCACCTCGAGGCAAGCTCGGCATGACCTCCGGTACTGCCCGTCGCCGCTCCCGCTGCCGCGCTGCCAGTCGTTCCCCGCCCGCTTCGACGCCGGCGCCCACCTCGTGCGGCTCACGTCGTCCACGCTCGGGTCCCTCGAGGTCGACAAGGCCGCCGGACTGCGTGCGCCCGAGGCCGCTGACGCCGGCGTGTGCGCGCCCAGGAGGTTCGTGCCGCGCACGCCGACCATGACGCCGCCCAACGAGCCCGAGGACATCGACGCGTGGGCGCTCATGGCCGGCCTGGAGGAGCACTCGCCGTTGCTGGCCGCGCCGTTCGGGCGCCACTCCTTCTCGTTCCCGATCGCCGCCGCGGCACAGCAGGAGTTCGCCGCGTCATCCAAGGTCACGCCGCTTCCCATGAGGATGCCCTCCGTGAACGACGAGGAGACGGCGAGCAAGGccaaggcgccgccgccgccgcgtaaggCCGTGCTCTACTTCACGTCGCTGCGCGGCGTGCGCGCCACGCACGAGGACTGCAGCCTGGCGCGCGCCATCCTCAAGGGCTACGGCGTGCGCATCGACGAGCGGGACGTGTCCATGCACCGCGGCTTCCGCGACGAGCTGCACGGCCTCCTCGGCCTCAGGGCCGGCGCCCTCGCCAAGTGCTGGGCGCCGGCCGCGCCGACACTGCCGAGCCTGTTCGTGGACGGGGAGCTCGTGGGCAACGCGGAGGAGCTGAAGCGGCTGCACGAGACAGGGGAGCTGGCCGCGAGGCTCGCCGGGTGCGAGAGCGGGGGCCCCGGCGCGTGCGAAGCGTGCGGGGACGCCCGGTTCGTGCTCTGCGAGGCCTGCTCCGGCAGCTGCAAGGTGTACGTGgacgaagaggacgacgaggaagaagacggcgaagggacggacggcggcggcgcggggttccGGCGGTGCACGGAGTGCAACGAGAACGGCATCGTGAGGTGCTCCGTCTGCTGCTGCTCCTGA